GCGTCACCGCCGAGTCCGTACGCGCCGCCTACGCCAAGGCCTTCGCCGACGAGCCGTTCGTCCACCTCCTCCCCGAGGGGCAGTGGCCCGCGACGGCCTCCGTCTACGGCTCCAACGCCGTTCAGGTGCAGGTCGCGTACGACGAGGCCGTGGAGCGCGTCATCGTCGTCAGCGCCATCGACAACCTGACCAAGGGCACCGCCGGCGGCGCCCTGCAGAGCATGAACATCGCCCTCGGTCTCGACGAGACCACCGGGCTTTCCACGATCGGAGTCGCACCGTGAGCGTCACGGCAGCCAAGGGATTCACGGCGGCGGGCATCGCCGCCGGAATCAAGGAGAACGGCAACCCGGACCTGGCCCTCGTGGTCAACAACGGGCCCCGCCGCGCCGCCGCAGGCGTCTTCACCTCCAACCGCGTGAAGGCCGCGCCCGTGCTGTGGTCCGAGCAGGTCCTGAAGAGCGGCGAGGTGACCGCCGTCGTGCTGAACTCCGGTGGCGCCAACGCGTGTACGGGCCCCAAGGGCTTCCAGGACACGCACGCGACGGCCGAGAAGGCCGCCGAGGTGCTGGAGATCGGCGCGGGCGAGGTCGCCGTCGCCTCCACCGGCCTCATCGGCGTCCTGCTCCCGATGGACAAGCTGCTGCCGGGGATCGAGACCGCCGCCGGTCAGCTCTCCGAGCACGGCGGCGAGAAGGCCGCCATCGCCATCAAGACGACGGACACCGTCCACAAGACGTCCGTGGTCCAGGGCGACGGCTGGACCGTCGGCGGCATGGCCAAGGGGGCCGGGATGCTCGCCCCCGGCCTCGCCACCATGCTGGTCGTCCTCACCACCGACGCCGACCTCGACAGCGGGACCCTGGACAAGGCGCTGCGCGACGCCACCCGGGTCACCTTCGACCGCGTCGACTCCGACGGCTGCATGTCGACCAACGACACCGTGCTGCTGCTGGCCTCCGGCGCCTCCGGCGTCACTCCGTCGTACGAGGAGTTCGCCGCGGCCGTACGCACCGTGTGCGACGACCTCGGCCAGCAGCTCATCCGCGACGCCGAGGGCGCCAGCAAGGACATCAAGGTCGAGGTCGTGGGCGCCGCCAGCGAGGACGACGCGGTCGAGGTGGGCCGCTCGATCGCCCGCAACAACCTCCTCAAGTGCGCCGTCCACGGCGAGGACCCCAACTGGGGCCGGGTGCTCTCCGCGATCGGCACCACCTCCGCCGTCTTCGAGCCGGACCGGCTCAACGTCGCCATCAACGGCGTCTGGGTCTGCAGGAACGGCGGCGTCGGCGAGGACCGCGACCGGGTCGACATGCGCTACCGCGAGGTGCACATCGTCGCCGACCTGGCCGCCGGCTCGGAGTCGGCCGTCATCTGGACCAACGACCTGACCGCCGACTACGTCCACGAGAACAGCGCGTACTCCTCATGAGCAACACGACCCGCAAACACACCGCGCTCCCCAAGGCGCAGATCCTCATCGAGGCGCTGCCCTGGCTGGTCCGCCACAACGGCAAGACGGTCGTCATCAAGTTCGGCGGCAACGCCATGATCGACGACGACCTGAAGGCCGCCTTCGCGCAGGACGTCGTCTTCCTGCACCACGCCGGCATCAGGCCGGTCGTCGTGCACGGCGGCGGCCCGCAGATCAGCGCCGCCCTCGACCGGCACGGCATCGTCAGCGAGTTCAAGGCCGGTCTGCGCGTCACCACCGAAGAGGCCATGGACGTCGTACGGATGGTGCTCGCGGGGCAGGTCCAGCGCGAGCTGGTCGGCCTGCTCAACCAGCACGGTCCGCTCGCCGTCGGACTGACCGGCGAGGACGCGCACACCATCACCGCCACCAAGCACCAGCCGCAGATCGACGGTGAGTCGGTCGACATCGGGCGGGTCGGCGAGATCACCGCGATCGACACGGGCGCCATCGAGGCACTGCTCGCCGACGGCCGCATCCCGGTCGTCTCGTCGATCGCCAGGAGCCAGGACGACGGACATGTCTACAACGTCAATGCTGATACGGCGGCTGCGGCACTCGCTGCTGCTCTGGGCGCCGAAACCCTCATGGTCCTCACGGACGTCGAGGGTCTCTACGAGGACTGGCCCAACAGCGACGAGGTGATCAGCCGCCTCACCGCCTCACAACTGGAGAAGCTGCTGCCGGAGTTGAGCTCCGGCATGGTCCCGAAGATGGAGGGCTGCCTGCACGCCGTGCGAGGCGGCGTCACCACCGCCCGGGTCATCGACGGGCGCGTCCAGCACTCGATCCTGCTGGAGATCTTCACCGACGAAGGGATCGGCACGATGGTCGTGCCGGACGGACAGGGGGAGCCGTGAGCGACGCCAACCAGGAACTCACCGCGCGGTGGCAGAGCGCGTTCATGAACAACTACGGCACCCCGCTGCTGCCCCTGGCGCGAGGCGAGGGCAGCCGGGTCTGGGACGCCGACGGCAAGGAGTACCTGGACTTCGTCGGCGGCATCGCGGTCAACGCCCTCGGTCACGCCCACCCGGCCGTCGTCGAGGCGGTGAGCCGGCAGATCGGCTCCCTCGGTCACATCTCCAACTTCTTCATGGCCGAGCCGACCGTCGCGCTCGCCGAACGGCTGCTGCGGCACTTCGGCCGGGACGGCAGGGTCTTCTTCTGCAACTCGGGCGCCGAGGCGAACGAGGCCGCCTTCAAGATCGGCCGGCTGACCGGGCGGACCCGTGTCGTCGCCACCGAGGGCGCGTTCCACGGCCGGACCATGGGCGCCCTCGCGCTCACCGGCCAGCAGGGCAAGCGGGAACCTTTCCTGCCGCTGCCCGGCGACGTCACCCACGTGCCGTTCGGCGACGCCCAGGCGCTGGCCGCCGCCGTCACCGAGGAGACGGCGCTCGTCGTCCTCGAGCCGATCCAGGGTGAGCTGGGCGTCGTCGTACCGCCCGCCGGGTATCTGAAGGCCGCCCGCGCGATCACCGCCGCGACCGGCGCGCTGCTGGTCCTCGACGAGGTGCAGACCGGCGTCGGCCGGACCGGGCAGTGGTTCGAGTACCAGGCCCACGAGGGCGTCCTGCCGGACGTCGTCACGCTGGCGAAGGGCCTCGGCGGCGGACTGCCGCTGGGCGCCACCGTCGCCTTCGGGCGGGCGGCGGAACTGCTGCAGCCGGGCCAGCACGGGACCACCTTCGGCGGCAACCCGGTCGCCTGCGCCGCCGGCCTCGCCGTCCTCGAGACGATCGAGAACGAGGGGTTGCTGGAGAACGTCAAGCGGCAGAGCGAGAGGTTGCGGGACGGAATCGAGGCCGTCGGCCACCCGTTGATCGATTATGTCCGGGGAGCCGGCCTCCTCCTGGGTATCGTGCTCACCGAGCCCCTCGCACCCCAGGTGCGCCAGGCGGCTCAGGAGGCCGGGTTCCTGGTGAACGTGCCCGCCCCCGACGTCATCCGACTGATGCCGCCGCTGAACCTCGGCGACGACGAGGTGGAGACGTTCCTCGGGGCGCTGCCCGGCATCCTCGACGCAGTGAACGGGGACCGATCCGGAGAATGAGACGACGATGAGTCAGGCGCAGGACCATGAGCACCCGGGGGCCAACGGGCCCGCCGTGCCGCAGACCCGCACCGCGCGTCACCGCCGGATCGTGGACATCCTCAACCGGCAGGCGGTGCGCTCGCAGAGCCAGCTGGCGAAGCTGCTGTCGGACGACGGGCTGAGCGTCACCCAGGCGACGCTCTCCCGGGACCTCGACGAGCTGAACGCGGTGAAGATCCGCAACACCGACGGCGACCTGATCTACGCGGTGCCCAGCGAGGGGGGATTCCGCACGCCCCGGGCGCCGCTCGGGGAGTCTGCGAAGGAGGAGCGGATGCGGCGGCTGTCGCAGGAGCTGCTGATCTCCGCGGAGGCGTCCGCCAACCTCGTGGTCCTGCGGACCCCTCCGGGGGCCGCGCAGTTCCTCGCCTCGGCGATCGACCAGGCCGAGCTGCACGACATCCTGGGGACCATCGCCGGCGACGACACGCTGCTGCTGATCAGCAGGGAGGCCACCGGAGGGCAGGCGCTGGCCGACCATCTCCTGCGGTTGGCGCAGAACGGCCACTGACGGCTGCCGCCGCGGGGGCCGGTTCTGTGTGCCGGGTGGGGGTCGGTTCGCGCAGTTCCCCGCGCCCTTCGCGCAGTTCCCCGCGCCCCTGGGGGGTCGGCCTGCGTGGGCGGGTGCGGGTCGGCCGGGGTTTGTCGCGCAGTTCCCCGCGCCCCTGGGGGTCGGTCTTGGGGGCAGGGGTCCGCGTTTCGGGGTTTGGGTCAGCCCAGGCGGGATGCCAAGCCGCCCGTGCAGCGGACCTCGTCGCCTGCCGTGATGAGTAAGGCCTCGACGTCCGGGAGGGACTCCAGCCAGACAAGTGCCTCCCGCGAGCCCATCGCGAAGGCCGCGGTGGCCCAGCAGTCCGCCCAGGTCAGCCGGGGTGTCACCACCGTCACGGCGACCAGGTCGGTCACCGCGGAGCGGCCCGTGCGCGGGTCCACGATGTGGGCGCCGCGCTCCGACGTCCCGGAGGTCGCCACCGCCAGCTCGTCCGCGCCCGCCGCCGAGACCACCGCCGCGAGCCCGCCGGGACGCAGCGGGTCGGAGACGCCGACCCGCCACGGCCG
The window above is part of the Streptomyces sp. NBC_00425 genome. Proteins encoded here:
- a CDS encoding arginine repressor, giving the protein MSQAQDHEHPGANGPAVPQTRTARHRRIVDILNRQAVRSQSQLAKLLSDDGLSVTQATLSRDLDELNAVKIRNTDGDLIYAVPSEGGFRTPRAPLGESAKEERMRRLSQELLISAEASANLVVLRTPPGAAQFLASAIDQAELHDILGTIAGDDTLLLISREATGGQALADHLLRLAQNGH
- the argJ gene encoding bifunctional glutamate N-acetyltransferase/amino-acid acetyltransferase ArgJ, coding for MSVTAAKGFTAAGIAAGIKENGNPDLALVVNNGPRRAAAGVFTSNRVKAAPVLWSEQVLKSGEVTAVVLNSGGANACTGPKGFQDTHATAEKAAEVLEIGAGEVAVASTGLIGVLLPMDKLLPGIETAAGQLSEHGGEKAAIAIKTTDTVHKTSVVQGDGWTVGGMAKGAGMLAPGLATMLVVLTTDADLDSGTLDKALRDATRVTFDRVDSDGCMSTNDTVLLLASGASGVTPSYEEFAAAVRTVCDDLGQQLIRDAEGASKDIKVEVVGAASEDDAVEVGRSIARNNLLKCAVHGEDPNWGRVLSAIGTTSAVFEPDRLNVAINGVWVCRNGGVGEDRDRVDMRYREVHIVADLAAGSESAVIWTNDLTADYVHENSAYSS
- the argB gene encoding acetylglutamate kinase, translating into MSNTTRKHTALPKAQILIEALPWLVRHNGKTVVIKFGGNAMIDDDLKAAFAQDVVFLHHAGIRPVVVHGGGPQISAALDRHGIVSEFKAGLRVTTEEAMDVVRMVLAGQVQRELVGLLNQHGPLAVGLTGEDAHTITATKHQPQIDGESVDIGRVGEITAIDTGAIEALLADGRIPVVSSIARSQDDGHVYNVNADTAAAALAAALGAETLMVLTDVEGLYEDWPNSDEVISRLTASQLEKLLPELSSGMVPKMEGCLHAVRGGVTTARVIDGRVQHSILLEIFTDEGIGTMVVPDGQGEP
- a CDS encoding acetylornithine transaminase, which gives rise to MSDANQELTARWQSAFMNNYGTPLLPLARGEGSRVWDADGKEYLDFVGGIAVNALGHAHPAVVEAVSRQIGSLGHISNFFMAEPTVALAERLLRHFGRDGRVFFCNSGAEANEAAFKIGRLTGRTRVVATEGAFHGRTMGALALTGQQGKREPFLPLPGDVTHVPFGDAQALAAAVTEETALVVLEPIQGELGVVVPPAGYLKAARAITAATGALLVLDEVQTGVGRTGQWFEYQAHEGVLPDVVTLAKGLGGGLPLGATVAFGRAAELLQPGQHGTTFGGNPVACAAGLAVLETIENEGLLENVKRQSERLRDGIEAVGHPLIDYVRGAGLLLGIVLTEPLAPQVRQAAQEAGFLVNVPAPDVIRLMPPLNLGDDEVETFLGALPGILDAVNGDRSGE